The DNA region ACGCCTTGAGGATGACCGTCTTCAACAGTGATACTCCCTTCATGGTCTTCGATAATTTGTTTGGCAATAGCTAAACCTAGTCCGTAACCAGATGTTTCGCTGGCTCTTGAGGCTGAATCCCGATAAAAACGTTCAAAAATTCGGTCCTTATCTTCTTCAGCAATGTTACTGCCTGTATTTTTGACATAAAGATACCAGTGCCGTTTACTAGTGTGCGAATCCACGGTGATGGTATCTCCTTCTTGGGTATATTTCAAAGCATTATCTAACAAGATGACCAAGACTTGGTGGATTTTCTTCTGGTCGACTTTTACAATCGCTTTGCCATTATTAAAGAGTTTAAATTCCTTGTCTGCTAAAGTAGCAAGATCTCTAAATGGATCGGTTGTATGCTTAATAAAGGGTTGAATATCCGTTAATGTTAAATCGAGTGTCTGTTCATTCGCATCCCCGCGGGCAATAGTCAAAAGGTCCGTGGTTAAACCCGTCAGCCGTCGTGTTTCATTTAAGGCTTGAGCGATGCTTTCAGATTCGTCGATGATTTTAGCATTTGGCTTGGTGAATAAATGGTCTAAATTGTTTTGAATAATGGTTAATGGCGTTCGTAATTCATGGGAGGCATTCTCGACGAACTCTTGTTGCTTTCTCCAAGATTTTAAAATAGGTTTCATATTCACTCTGGATAGGTGATAGGCGATGCCGATTGAAATCAACCAGAAAAAAATCAAGGAAACAATTAAAATCTGTTGGAAATTGGCAACCGCGTTGTCAATCTGGTCAGTATTAGAAAGGACCGTGATATAGGCAACATTGCCGGTATTTTCTGGTGCAGTGCTTGTAATCGTACGGAAATGGTATTCCTGACTTTCGTCAGTAATTGTCACTTCTTCAACCTCGTCCAAGGTTTCAGTAGACAGGTCTAGGCTAGTGATTTGGCTGTAAATGTCTCCCAAACCATCTTGGTTAAGGATTTCCCCTTCCGCACTCCAAAGCACCACTTGACTGTTAAATCGGTTTAAACCGGGCTCTTCAGGGTGGTCTGTCTTACTTTGACTAGGGACAAAGTCGTCAGTCGAACGTTTAATTGCATCTGAAATCATTTGGGTATTAGCAACCAGATTTCTTAAAGAAATGTCTGTTTCCGAATAGGCAGTAGCATGTAAAATTTGTATAGTAATCACGCCAAGTGCTAGAAATACAGCTGCAAAGGCACTGACATTCAAGATAAAATAATGCCACCTTTGTCGTACAGACCGGTTTTCATAGGTACTTTTCTTTTGATGATTGCGTGTTTTGTGATGATTATTTTGTTTCCACATA from Aerococcus urinaeequi includes:
- a CDS encoding sensor histidine kinase; translation: MWKQNNHHKTRNHQKKSTYENRSVRQRWHYFILNVSAFAAVFLALGVITIQILHATAYSETDISLRNLVANTQMISDAIKRSTDDFVPSQSKTDHPEEPGLNRFNSQVVLWSAEGEILNQDGLGDIYSQITSLDLSTETLDEVEEVTITDESQEYHFRTITSTAPENTGNVAYITVLSNTDQIDNAVANFQQILIVSLIFFWLISIGIAYHLSRVNMKPILKSWRKQQEFVENASHELRTPLTIIQNNLDHLFTKPNAKIIDESESIAQALNETRRLTGLTTDLLTIARGDANEQTLDLTLTDIQPFIKHTTDPFRDLATLADKEFKLFNNGKAIVKVDQKKIHQVLVILLDNALKYTQEGDTITVDSHTSKRHWYLYVKNTGSNIAEEDKDRIFERFYRDSASRASETSGYGLGLAIAKQIIEDHEGSITVEDGHPQGVIFTIRLRKNYD